Proteins encoded by one window of Thermobaculum terrenum ATCC BAA-798:
- a CDS encoding DMT family transporter: MVTVGLLIVTAIWGLTFVTVQSAVADYSAFSFLTLRFALAALALLPFSANRIGKKELFVGVPVGATLGLGMLLQTVGLRSTTATNSGFITSLYVVFAPIISALCFRSRFHPRIWVAVILSTIGLFLVSKAGLYGVNPGDALTLGCAVLFGIQIALLSRYSPGLDSAALAFIQTVTSVFMYLPVVFLTRTPLITNDLDVWLALLITGLGASAFGFWMQTYAQQRMSAARAAVIMAMEPVFAAIGGYTFAGDRMTILQWFGAAFMMAGLFVAEILPYLKHRVSMSQRLGETLSEKDLSA; the protein is encoded by the coding sequence TTGGTAACGGTTGGCTTGTTGATTGTCACCGCCATATGGGGTTTGACCTTTGTTACAGTACAAAGTGCTGTAGCTGATTACAGCGCTTTCTCTTTCCTTACCCTGAGGTTTGCTCTGGCAGCTTTAGCATTACTTCCCTTCTCAGCAAACCGTATCGGCAAGAAGGAGTTGTTTGTGGGCGTGCCCGTAGGAGCCACCTTGGGGCTAGGTATGCTGCTTCAGACTGTTGGTCTTCGCTCTACAACTGCTACAAACTCGGGGTTTATCACAAGCCTGTATGTGGTGTTTGCACCGATAATATCTGCCCTCTGCTTTCGCAGTAGGTTTCATCCTAGAATATGGGTGGCTGTGATACTGAGTACCATAGGATTATTCCTGGTAAGTAAAGCCGGGCTCTATGGTGTGAATCCTGGAGATGCTTTGACATTAGGGTGTGCTGTGCTCTTTGGTATCCAGATAGCACTACTTAGTAGATACTCCCCTGGTCTGGACTCTGCAGCACTAGCATTCATACAAACAGTCACCTCAGTGTTCATGTACTTACCAGTTGTTTTTTTGACTAGGACTCCATTGATAACTAACGACTTGGATGTATGGTTAGCCCTGTTGATAACAGGTCTTGGGGCAAGCGCCTTTGGTTTCTGGATGCAAACTTATGCTCAGCAAAGGATGTCTGCTGCTAGGGCTGCTGTCATAATGGCGATGGAGCCGGTGTTTGCTGCCATCGGTGGATATACCTTTGCAGGCGACAGGATGACTATACTTCAGTGGTTCGGTGCTGCTTTCATGATGGCGGGTCTGTTTGTAGCTGAGATCTTGCCTTATCTGAAGCATCGTGTTTCAATGTCTCAGCGGCTAGGTGAGACACTTAGTGAGAAAGACTTATCAGCCTAG